The Silvibacterium dinghuense DNA window TGACGGCGGCGACCTTTGCCGGCATCATCCGCCAGAACCGCGGCATTTCTCGCCGCAGCAAGATCGCCGACTTCGCCGCTTCGATCAGCCGCACGCAGCTGGCTGCGGCGCTGGGCAATGTCTTCGCAGTGTGTTTCGGTGCCATCGCCTTCGAGCGGCTGTGGCAGCACTTCTTTCGCTCCCATTACCTGCCCGCGCCGGTCGCGCAGCATGTCTATGAGACGCTCCATCCTTTCAGCTCGGCCACGGCCATCGATGCGGCGCTAACCGGCGTGATTCTGTGGCTGGCGGGGCTTATCGGCGGCTGGTGCGAGAACTTTGCCGTCTACAACCGCGTCCCGGCGGCGATTGCCGCACATCCCTTCGGGCAGCGTATCGGCGCACGGCGCATGCAGCGGCTGGCGCACTGGCTCGAGCACAACATCGCTCCCTGGAGTACGAGCATCGTGCTCGGCTTCCTGCTCGGCTTTACGCCGGAAATTGCACATTTCTTCGGTCTGCCGCTCGATGTGCGCCACGTGACGCTGAATACCGGCATGCTGGCTCTGGCCGCGGCTCGATATGGCACCGGCGCCTTCGGAGCGCACTGGTTTTATTACGCGGTCGCGGGCATCGGCATCACCTTTGTGCTGAACCTCGGCGTCAGCTTCGCCATCGCATCGATCGTGGCGCTGCGCGCCTATGACGTGCAGCAGAAAGAGCGGCTCTCCATCCTGCGCTATGTGCTGGGTCAGGCCTTCCGTTCGCCGCTCCGCTTCCTCTACCCGGTCGATGCCGCTCCGGAGCTGACGACCATCGCGCCTGCAAAAACGGCCGAGGAAGAGAGTGCGTCCTAGAGGAGTATCCACATAGAGAGGCATAGGAAATAAAAAACTTACCACTGCTTTGTCATCCCGACCGAAACGAGCCAAGGGCGAGCGAAGTGGAGGGACCTGCGGTTCGCCTGGTTCTACGCATCCTGCCGGGTCGCGACCAAAGGGAGCGGAGGCCGAAGGCGTGGGGCCTGGACGGGCAGTCCCGCCGTGCGCGCAGCAGAACCGCGGGTTTCTCCACTCCGCAGGACCAGAAAACGGCCCTGCTCCGGTCGAAATGACAGGTCCCTGCTTGAGCTATATGTGGGTATTCTCTGGGTTACTCGCCCCAGTGCAGACGCAGGCCGATCTTCGCAGTGCGCGGCGTGCCCAGGGTGAGGATAGGCGTACGGCCCACCTCGATGGAGCGATCGAAGAGGTTTTCGCCCGAAGCGGAAAGGTCGAGATGCCGTCCCACGGAGCGCGAGGCATAGGCGTCGAAACGGAAGTAGGGATGCAGCAGATATTGGTTGGCGTCATCGTCGAACTGCCTGCCGGAGGTGCGTTCCTCGAGGCTCAGCAGGCCGAAACGCTGGCTGGAAAGACGTAGGCGCGCAGTGGCCATCTGGCGCGCCACCTGCGGAATCCAGTTGCCAACCAGCTGCGGCTCCTGCGCATATTTTGTAACCGTCGCAATGGCAAATTGATAGCCGCCCTCAAGCGCGATCCATGATGCTGGTGCAAGCGAATAGTCGAGCGAGAGCCCGCGGCTTTCGATCTGGCCAAGGTTCTCGCGCTTCAGCGTGGTCAGCGTCGGGGTGGTGGAGAGCGTAAGTGCGGTGATCGGCCGATTCACCTGTGTCCAGAACCAGCTGATGCGCGCGGTGGACCGCAACCGGGGCAGCTCGGCCTGCGCGCCGGTCTCCCATCCGGTAGCCCGCTCGGAACGCAAATTGGCATTGGGCTCGGTGAGCTGCTGGCCTACCTGGCCGGTGCGGTAAAGCTCGTTTTGCGTCGGTGCGCGATAGGCGCGAAAGGCCGATGCGGAGAGTGCGAAGTGCGGCCCGATGCGTCGTGAAAGTCCAAGACGCGGATCGAAGACCGTTTCGCTGAAGGCCGGCAGCGGCGTATGTCCACTCGCGCTGGCAAATTGCTGTGCGTCAAAGTTGGAGAAATGGTCGACGCGTGCCGAGCCGGAGAGCGTCCAGGGCCCCGGAGTCGCCAATGCCTCGGCGTAAACGCCGGTCTGGCGCTGTCGCCCGCTGGTGGTGAGTGTGCCGCCGCTGCCGGTAAAGAGGATTTCGTCATCGGAGGCGCGGACGTCGTGCGTGTCAGATCCGGCGATCGCGAGCAGTTGCGGTGTAAAGGCATGTCGCGCGTGCAGTGCAGCTCCGAGTTCGGTGGCAGGGTCTTCGGCGTAGCGGGTCAGCGTCTCCGAGCCGCGCCCGGTGGCGATGCTCGAAAATGTCTGACGATAGTGTTCGTTGTCGCCGAAGAGCCGCAGCGAGAGCTCGTGCCAGTCGGTGCCTGCCGCATAGCGCCACAGGCGGTTGCCATTGGTGGTCAGCGGCGTGCCATTGTGGCGGGCCTCATTCAGCACATTGCCGCGCAGGAAGACGTGATCGCTGCTGGTATCGAGTTGCCGGTCAAGATCGAGATAGCCGTTCTGCGCATGCACGTTCGATGGCTGGTCGACCGGTCCGCGCAGATTGGGCGCGACCAGCGTATAGCCGTCGGTTGCAACGAGGCCCGCAGCTCCGAGCGCGGACCAGCGGCCATGCCGGAGGCCGGTGAGCATGGTGTCGTCGGTGGTCTCAAGCGCTCCATAGTTGGTGTCGAGGGCGAAACTCGCGCCGTCGCTTGCCGGCGGCTGCGCAGGCAGCAGGCTGACCACGCCACCGATCGCGCTCGAGCCGTAGAGATCGGACGCCCCGCCGCGTACTACCTCGACCGAGCGGATGACCGGCGCGGGAAGCTCATCCCAGTGGATCCAGCCGCCATAGGGATCGTTCAGCGGCACGTCGTCGAAGACCACGAGCGAGCGGCTGGCCGCGGTTGAGCCGAGGCCGCGCAGGGAAACCCCTTCTGTCGTGGGGTTCGCGACCAGCGAGCTGGAGCGGCGGAAGAGTTCGAAGCCCGGAACCTGCCGCAATTTGCCGTCGAGCAGCGGGGCGGCAGATTGGCGAAGCTGCGCGGAGTCGACAACACGCACACTGGCCGGGCTGTCGAGCGAGGGCAACGGTGTGCGATAAGCGGTCACGCTGACGGTTTCCAGCCGTAGCAGCGTGACGGTGAGTACGGCGTCATCCGTATTCGTCACCGTGGCGGTGGCAAATCCAGCCTCGGACACGGTAAGCGGAGTGCCGCTGCCAGGCGCGGTAAAGCTGCCGTCGCTGCCGGAGTGCGCGAGCAGGTGATGGCCCGCATCGCGAATCTCGGCTCCGGCGATGGGCTGGCCCTGGCTGTCGATCACGCGGCCATGGGTGGAGCGCTGCGGAAGCTGTGCCTCGGCCGTGCCGCAGGCAACCAGGGAGAGGGCAAGCGGCAGGATCAGCCGTCGCATGAGAGGACTCCTTACTCCCCGCCCCGGCGCACCGCCGAGCGGGCATTCGAGCCCTCATCGGCCAGAGCGTCGAGCAGCTCGGCAATCGTTTTGTGATGAATAGGGTGTTCAAGGCCGGGAGCGATCTCGGCCAGCGGAGCGAGAACAAATCGCCGTTCGGCGATGGCGGGGTGGGGCAGTGTAAGTTGCTCGCTCTCCCGCAGCGTCGGCTGGCCATCATCCGTGGTCATCAGGAGGAGGTCGAGGTCCAGCGTCCGCGGTCCCTTGGCGATCGCGTGGCTTCGATCGCGCCCGAATCGCCGCTCGAGGGTCAGCAGCACTGCGAGAAGAGTCTCGGGGCTAAGCGTGGTTTCTACCAGCGCCGCGGCGTTGACGAACTCGGGCTGCTCTTCATAGCCGACCGGCGCAGTGCGATAGAACGAGGAGCGCGTGAGCACGGTGCCAGCCTCATTGAGCGCTGCCAGCGCCGCTTCGAGGATCTGGGCAGGCGCGAGCGCTCCAAAGGACTGGTTTGAGCCGAGGCCGATGTAGGCATGGGAGAGCATCCTCTTCAGGATAGCGGCGGGAGCGCTCGCCTGGTGGTGCGCCGCCTACAATGCGAGACATGAGGATTGGTTTTTTCGGCGGGAGCTTCGATCCGCCGCACCTGGGGCATATCGCGCTGGCGCGTCTGGCTGCGGACCGGCTCGGTCTCGAGCGGGTGCTGCTGGCCCCGGTGGGCCGCCAGCCGCTGAAACACGGCGATGTTGCCCCCTTTGCCGACCGGGTAGCGATGCTGCGTCTGGCCGTGGAGACCGATCCGCGTCTGGAAGTCTCTCTCGTGGATGCGCCGATGCCGGAGGGCCAGCCAAATTACACCGTCGACACGCTGCGCCGCTTGCGTCTGGAGCTTCCGCCGGCTTCGCGGCTCTACTGCATCATCGGAGCCGACTCGTTTCTTACGCTGAACAAGTGGCATGATGCGTCTGGACTTTTTGCCGAGAGTGACCTGGTTGTAGGGGCGCGGCCCGGTTTTGCGCTGGACGAGGCGGCGTGGGCCTTGCCTTCGGGGGTCACCGTGGAGAGCAAAGTGGAGGACCGGCCTGAGTGCCGCGGCTACCGGCTCAGGCATCCGCAGGGAAGCGCGATGCTGTATTTTCTGCCCGACCTGGCCGAGGAGGTTTCGGCTACCGAAATCCGCCTCGAGCTCCAGGCCAGGGCCGATGAACGGGTCGATCCCGCTGTGACTGCGTATATCCGCGAGCATGAGTTATACGGCGGCGGAGCGGTGTAGGAGT harbors:
- a CDS encoding TonB-dependent receptor, giving the protein MRRLILPLALSLVACGTAEAQLPQRSTHGRVIDSQGQPIAGAEIRDAGHHLLAHSGSDGSFTAPGSGTPLTVSEAGFATATVTNTDDAVLTVTLLRLETVSVTAYRTPLPSLDSPASVRVVDSAQLRQSAAPLLDGKLRQVPGFELFRRSSSLVANPTTEGVSLRGLGSTAASRSLVVFDDVPLNDPYGGWIHWDELPAPVIRSVEVVRGGASDLYGSSAIGGVVSLLPAQPPASDGASFALDTNYGALETTDDTMLTGLRHGRWSALGAAGLVATDGYTLVAPNLRGPVDQPSNVHAQNGYLDLDRQLDTSSDHVFLRGNVLNEARHNGTPLTTNGNRLWRYAAGTDWHELSLRLFGDNEHYRQTFSSIATGRGSETLTRYAEDPATELGAALHARHAFTPQLLAIAGSDTHDVRASDDEILFTGSGGTLTTSGRQRQTGVYAEALATPGPWTLSGSARVDHFSNFDAQQFASASGHTPLPAFSETVFDPRLGLSRRIGPHFALSASAFRAYRAPTQNELYRTGQVGQQLTEPNANLRSERATGWETGAQAELPRLRSTARISWFWTQVNRPITALTLSTTPTLTTLKRENLGQIESRGLSLDYSLAPASWIALEGGYQFAIATVTKYAQEPQLVGNWIPQVARQMATARLRLSSQRFGLLSLEERTSGRQFDDDANQYLLHPYFRFDAYASRSVGRHLDLSASGENLFDRSIEVGRTPILTLGTPRTAKIGLRLHWGE
- the folK gene encoding 2-amino-4-hydroxy-6-hydroxymethyldihydropteridine diphosphokinase, with translation MLSHAYIGLGSNQSFGALAPAQILEAALAALNEAGTVLTRSSFYRTAPVGYEEQPEFVNAAALVETTLSPETLLAVLLTLERRFGRDRSHAIAKGPRTLDLDLLLMTTDDGQPTLRESEQLTLPHPAIAERRFVLAPLAEIAPGLEHPIHHKTIAELLDALADEGSNARSAVRRGGE
- the nadD gene encoding nicotinate (nicotinamide) nucleotide adenylyltransferase — encoded protein: MRIGFFGGSFDPPHLGHIALARLAADRLGLERVLLAPVGRQPLKHGDVAPFADRVAMLRLAVETDPRLEVSLVDAPMPEGQPNYTVDTLRRLRLELPPASRLYCIIGADSFLTLNKWHDASGLFAESDLVVGARPGFALDEAAWALPSGVTVESKVEDRPECRGYRLRHPQGSAMLYFLPDLAEEVSATEIRLELQARADERVDPAVTAYIREHELYGGGAV